A single genomic interval of Methylocystis sp. IM3 harbors:
- the mmsB gene encoding 3-hydroxyisobutyrate dehydrogenase — MARIAFIGLGAMGAPMAAHLAAAGDEVTGFDQASSARDTAAAMGVLIAASAQEAAMGAETVVTMLQSGDQVLEVWRAALPHAAKGALFIDCSTIDLESARHAHRIAEMAQARAIDAPVSGGVAGARARSLTFMCGAEAEVFWRAKPLLEKMGARVFHCGGPGLGQAAKLCNNLMLGVTMIGTAEAFGLASRIGLSPEALFEVAAVSSGQSWSLTSYCPVPGPVPSSPANRNYEAGFAARLMLKDLRLAEAAAAKAGAVTPLCAAAAQLYAIYEAQGGGAKDFSGIFEMIGGVPQKEARASARAALIQLD; from the coding sequence ATGGCCCGCATCGCCTTCATCGGACTGGGCGCGATGGGCGCGCCCATGGCCGCCCATCTCGCCGCGGCGGGCGACGAGGTCACAGGTTTCGACCAGGCCAGTTCGGCGCGCGACACGGCGGCGGCCATGGGCGTTCTCATCGCCGCTTCGGCGCAGGAAGCGGCGATGGGGGCCGAGACCGTCGTCACCATGCTGCAAAGCGGGGATCAGGTGCTGGAGGTCTGGCGCGCCGCGCTGCCGCACGCGGCCAAAGGCGCCCTTTTCATCGATTGCTCGACCATCGATCTCGAAAGCGCCCGCCATGCGCATCGGATCGCCGAAATGGCGCAGGCCAGAGCGATCGACGCGCCTGTGTCGGGCGGCGTCGCCGGCGCCCGCGCGCGCAGCCTGACCTTCATGTGCGGCGCCGAGGCCGAGGTTTTCTGGAGGGCGAAGCCGCTGCTCGAAAAGATGGGCGCGCGGGTCTTCCATTGCGGCGGGCCGGGCCTGGGGCAGGCCGCCAAGCTGTGCAACAATCTGATGCTGGGCGTGACCATGATCGGGACCGCCGAAGCCTTTGGGCTCGCGTCGCGCATCGGCCTCTCGCCCGAGGCGCTCTTCGAGGTCGCGGCCGTCTCCTCGGGACAGTCCTGGTCGCTGACGAGCTACTGCCCCGTTCCCGGCCCCGTCCCGAGCTCGCCCGCCAATCGGAATTATGAGGCGGGTTTCGCGGCGCGGCTCATGCTGAAGGATTTACGCCTCGCGGAGGCGGCGGCGGCGAAGGCCGGGGCGGTGACGCCGCTCTGCGCGGCGGCGGCGCAGCTCTACGCCATCTATGAGGCGCAGGGCGGAGGCGCCAAGGATTTTTCGGGAATTTTCGAAATGATTGGCGGCGTACCGCAGAAAGAAGCGCGGGCCAGCGCCCGCGCCGCTCTCATTCAGCTCGATTAG
- a CDS encoding CoA-acylating methylmalonate-semialdehyde dehydrogenase — translation MSDIAHFIGGRRIRGDGRSAEVFEPMTGAVIGRAPLASRAEVGAAVENARAAQPAWAATNPQRRARVLMKFLELTWREMDSLAMLLAREHGKTIADARGDVQRGLEVVEFCVGAPYLLKGGFTDSAGPGIDVYSMRQPLGVAAGITPFNFPAMIPLWMAAPAIACGNAFVLKPSERDPSTPLRLAELMIEAGLPPGVFNVVNGDREAVDALLDDAHVKAVAFVGSSQIAEYVYARACANGKRAQCFGAAKNHMVVMPDADMTQAVDALIGAGYGSAGERCMAISVAVPVGEDAAQRLVSQLAPRVESLKIGLSTDPSADFGPLISRTHLERVKNYVAQGVAEGARLLVDGRGFKMQGYEDGFFMGGCLFDEVTPDMRIYREEIFGPVLSVLRANSYEEALSLVDAHEYGNGVAIFTRDGDAARDFASRVQTGMVGVNVPIPTPLAYYTFGGWKRSAFGDLNQHGDDAFRFYTRTKTVTSRWPSGVKEGASFIMPTMS, via the coding sequence ATGTCCGATATTGCCCATTTCATCGGCGGAAGGCGCATTCGGGGAGACGGGCGCAGCGCCGAGGTTTTCGAACCCATGACCGGCGCGGTCATCGGGCGCGCGCCTCTTGCATCTCGCGCCGAGGTCGGCGCGGCGGTCGAGAATGCGCGAGCCGCGCAGCCCGCCTGGGCGGCGACCAATCCGCAGCGGCGCGCACGCGTGCTCATGAAATTTCTGGAGCTCACCTGGCGCGAGATGGACTCGCTTGCGATGTTGCTGGCGCGCGAGCACGGGAAAACCATCGCCGACGCGCGCGGCGATGTTCAACGCGGGCTCGAAGTCGTCGAGTTTTGCGTGGGCGCCCCCTATTTGCTGAAAGGCGGCTTCACGGATTCCGCCGGGCCCGGCATCGACGTTTATTCCATGCGCCAGCCGCTCGGCGTGGCCGCGGGCATAACGCCGTTCAACTTTCCGGCGATGATTCCGCTGTGGATGGCCGCGCCCGCGATTGCCTGCGGCAACGCCTTCGTGCTCAAGCCCTCGGAGCGCGACCCTTCGACGCCGCTGCGTCTCGCGGAGCTCATGATCGAGGCGGGATTGCCGCCCGGCGTGTTCAATGTCGTCAATGGCGACAGGGAAGCCGTGGACGCGCTACTCGACGACGCGCATGTCAAGGCCGTGGCTTTCGTCGGATCGAGCCAGATCGCCGAATATGTCTACGCGCGCGCCTGTGCGAATGGTAAGCGCGCGCAATGTTTCGGCGCCGCCAAAAATCACATGGTCGTCATGCCCGACGCGGACATGACCCAGGCCGTGGATGCTCTCATCGGCGCGGGCTACGGATCGGCCGGCGAACGCTGCATGGCGATTTCCGTCGCGGTTCCGGTGGGCGAGGATGCCGCGCAGCGGCTCGTGAGCCAACTTGCGCCACGCGTCGAGAGTTTGAAGATCGGCCTCTCGACCGATCCTTCGGCCGATTTCGGCCCCCTGATTTCGAGGACGCATCTCGAGCGCGTGAAGAACTATGTGGCGCAGGGCGTGGCGGAGGGCGCAAGGCTTCTCGTCGACGGCCGCGGCTTCAAAATGCAGGGCTATGAAGACGGCTTCTTCATGGGCGGCTGCCTCTTCGACGAGGTGACGCCCGATATGCGCATCTACCGGGAGGAGATTTTCGGACCTGTGCTCAGCGTCCTGCGGGCGAACTCCTACGAAGAGGCGTTGAGCCTCGTCGATGCGCACGAATATGGCAATGGCGTCGCGATCTTCACCCGCGACGGCGACGCCGCGCGCGATTTCGCCTCTCGGGTTCAGACCGGCATGGTCGGCGTCAACGTGCCGATTCCGACGCCGCTCGCCTATTACACATTCGGCGGCTGGAAGCGCTCGGCCTTCGGCGATCTCAACCAGCATGGCGACGACGCCTTCCGCTTCTATACCCGGACCAAGACCGTCACCTCCCGCTGGCCGAGCGGCGTGAAGGAGGGCGCGAGCTTCATCATGCCGACCATGTCCTGA
- the phhA gene encoding phenylalanine 4-monooxygenase has translation MTEAAQEKNRYALAPRNVDWTIDQDWASYTPEEHDRWNRLFARQAKILPGRACDAFLSAKKQLELSRGGIPDFAELSERLSRLTGWRIVPVAGLIPDDAFFDHLANRRFPAGAFIRPEHELDYLSEPDVFHDVFGHVPLLADPVYAQFLEAYGKGGQRALDRGQLHNLARLYWYTVEFGLIATPQGLRIFGAGILSSPGESVFALEDSSPNRVAFDLERIMQTKYIISDYQQTYFVVESFEQLLKECYQDFGALYDDLRRQPDIEPHELRPGDHVITRGDLHYFRAKGLAA, from the coding sequence ATGACCGAAGCTGCACAGGAAAAGAACCGTTACGCACTTGCGCCGCGCAATGTGGATTGGACCATCGACCAGGACTGGGCGTCCTATACGCCGGAAGAGCATGATCGCTGGAACAGGCTGTTCGCCCGCCAGGCGAAAATCCTGCCGGGGCGCGCGTGCGACGCGTTTCTCTCTGCGAAGAAACAGCTCGAATTGTCCCGCGGCGGAATTCCTGACTTTGCTGAATTGAGCGAGCGCCTCTCGCGTCTGACGGGCTGGCGGATCGTGCCCGTCGCCGGCCTCATTCCCGACGACGCCTTCTTCGATCATCTGGCCAATCGCCGCTTCCCGGCCGGCGCCTTCATCCGCCCCGAGCATGAGCTCGATTATTTGTCCGAGCCCGATGTTTTCCACGATGTCTTCGGCCATGTGCCGCTGCTCGCCGATCCGGTCTATGCGCAATTTCTCGAAGCCTATGGCAAGGGCGGCCAGCGCGCGCTGGACAGGGGCCAGCTTCACAATCTGGCGCGGCTCTACTGGTATACGGTCGAATTCGGTCTGATCGCGACGCCCCAGGGCCTGCGCATCTTTGGCGCGGGAATTCTCTCATCTCCCGGCGAAAGCGTCTTTGCGCTGGAAGATTCGTCACCTAACCGCGTCGCTTTCGATCTCGAGCGCATCATGCAGACGAAATACATCATCAGCGATTATCAGCAGACCTATTTCGTCGTCGAGAGTTTCGAGCAGCTTCTGAAGGAATGCTATCAGGATTTCGGCGCCCTCTATGACGATCTCAGGCGCCAGCCGGACATCGAGCCTCATGAGCTTCGTCCGGGCGATCACGTGATCACGAGAGGCGATCTGCATTATTTCCGCGCCAAGGGACTGGCGGCTTAG
- a CDS encoding fumarylacetoacetate hydrolase family protein → MKLASLKGGRDGRLAVVSRDLTRAAYADDIAPTLQAALDNWAKAAPELERLAERVEAETTTTFRFRERDCASPLPRAYQWADGSAYVNHVALVRRARGADMPASFWTDPLMYQGGSDNFLGPRDPIPLHDYEHGLDLEAEVAVITDDVPMNVTPQAAREHIKLIMLVNDVTLRGLVAEELAKGFGFFQSKPSSAFSPVVATPDELGPAWDGAKLSLPLLSSINGAPLGKPDAGVDMTFDFSQLIAHASRTRPLAAGTIIGSGTVSNRAGGGGPGLPIAQGGVGYSCIAEQRTVETLMHGEARTPFLKAGDVVRIEMVDKDRHAIFGAIEQTVKAC, encoded by the coding sequence ATGAAGCTTGCATCGCTCAAGGGCGGCCGCGACGGTCGGCTCGCTGTCGTCTCGCGCGATCTCACGCGCGCGGCCTATGCCGACGACATCGCGCCAACGCTGCAGGCTGCGCTGGACAATTGGGCGAAGGCCGCGCCGGAACTCGAACGGCTCGCGGAGCGGGTCGAGGCGGAAACGACGACGACGTTTCGCTTCCGTGAAAGGGATTGCGCCTCGCCCTTGCCGCGCGCCTATCAATGGGCGGACGGCTCGGCCTATGTCAATCACGTGGCGCTGGTGCGGCGGGCGCGCGGCGCGGACATGCCTGCGTCCTTCTGGACGGATCCGCTGATGTATCAGGGCGGCTCCGACAATTTTCTTGGCCCGCGCGATCCCATTCCCTTGCACGACTACGAGCATGGGCTCGATCTCGAAGCGGAGGTCGCGGTGATAACCGACGACGTGCCGATGAATGTCACGCCGCAGGCCGCGCGCGAGCATATCAAGCTCATCATGCTCGTAAACGACGTTACGCTGCGCGGGCTCGTTGCCGAGGAGCTCGCCAAGGGCTTCGGCTTCTTTCAATCCAAGCCGTCTTCCGCCTTCTCGCCTGTCGTAGCGACGCCCGATGAGCTGGGACCCGCCTGGGACGGCGCCAAACTTTCGCTGCCGCTGCTGTCGTCGATCAATGGCGCGCCGCTCGGCAAGCCCGACGCCGGGGTCGACATGACCTTCGACTTCAGCCAGCTCATCGCGCATGCCTCGCGCACGCGACCGCTCGCGGCAGGAACCATCATCGGCTCCGGAACTGTTTCCAATCGCGCGGGCGGCGGCGGGCCGGGCCTACCCATCGCACAGGGCGGCGTCGGCTATTCCTGCATCGCGGAGCAGCGCACGGTGGAGACGCTCATGCATGGCGAAGCGCGCACGCCTTTTTTGAAAGCGGGCGACGTTGTGCGCATCGAAATGGTGGACAAGGACAGACACGCGATCTTCGGCGCCATCGAGCAGACGGTGAAGGCCTGTTAA
- the hmgA gene encoding homogentisate 1,2-dioxygenase, which produces MTGYMSGFGNEFETEALPGALPRGRNSPQRCPYGLYAEQISGSAFTAPPGANRRSWLYRIRPSVLHARNFYSVDAPFWRTAPSREQTERPIAQLRWGAIPLPDEKLCFIEGVRTMTTCGDADSRLGMSAGVFLVTESMKEQYFYDADGELLILPQQGGLIFETEFGSIEVEPGELCVIPRGVKFRARLRDSPVRGYLCENYGAPFTLPYRGVIGANGLANARDFLTPAAAYEDDAHPGRLTVKWGGGFYACDLDHSPLDVVAWHGNYAPYKYDLRRFSPMGPLLFDHPDPSIFCVLTSPSSQPGVGDVDFVIFPERWQVAEDTFRPPWFHLNVMSEFMGLIFGAYDAKPEGFAPGGASLHNAMLPHGPDADAVAAATTAPLSPAKLEKTLAFMFETRLPQHPTAYSLALDTLETDYAACWSALPKRFDGTPGGAS; this is translated from the coding sequence ATGACGGGCTATATGAGCGGCTTCGGCAATGAATTCGAGACCGAAGCCTTGCCGGGCGCCCTTCCAAGAGGGCGCAACTCGCCGCAGCGCTGTCCTTATGGCCTCTACGCCGAGCAGATCTCAGGCTCCGCCTTCACGGCGCCTCCGGGAGCAAACCGGAGGTCCTGGCTCTATCGTATCCGCCCCTCCGTGCTTCATGCGCGCAATTTTTATTCGGTGGACGCGCCTTTCTGGAGAACGGCGCCCTCTCGCGAGCAAACTGAAAGGCCCATCGCGCAACTGAGATGGGGCGCGATTCCCCTTCCCGACGAAAAGCTCTGCTTCATCGAAGGCGTTCGCACGATGACGACTTGTGGCGACGCCGATTCGCGTCTCGGCATGTCGGCCGGAGTCTTTCTCGTAACGGAGTCGATGAAGGAACAGTATTTTTACGACGCCGACGGCGAGCTGCTCATCCTGCCGCAGCAGGGCGGGCTCATCTTCGAGACCGAGTTCGGCTCGATCGAGGTGGAGCCGGGAGAACTATGCGTCATCCCGCGGGGCGTCAAATTCAGGGCCAGGCTTCGCGACAGCCCCGTGCGCGGTTATCTATGCGAAAACTACGGCGCGCCGTTTACATTGCCCTACCGTGGGGTCATCGGCGCCAACGGGCTCGCCAATGCGAGGGATTTTCTCACGCCAGCAGCCGCCTATGAGGACGATGCGCATCCGGGCCGGCTCACGGTGAAATGGGGCGGTGGCTTCTACGCCTGCGACCTCGACCATTCGCCGCTCGACGTCGTCGCCTGGCACGGCAATTACGCGCCGTACAAATACGACCTTCGCCGTTTCTCGCCAATGGGCCCCTTGCTCTTCGATCATCCCGATCCGTCGATCTTCTGCGTACTGACGTCGCCCTCCAGTCAGCCGGGCGTCGGCGACGTCGACTTCGTCATCTTCCCGGAACGCTGGCAGGTCGCCGAGGATACATTCCGTCCGCCGTGGTTTCACCTGAACGTCATGAGCGAATTCATGGGGCTGATCTTCGGCGCTTATGACGCCAAGCCCGAAGGCTTTGCGCCGGGCGGCGCGTCGCTGCACAACGCCATGCTGCCGCATGGACCCGACGCCGACGCCGTGGCGGCGGCGACGACGGCGCCATTGTCGCCGGCGAAGCTGGAAAAGACGCTCGCCTTCATGTTCGAAACGCGTCTGCCGCAACATCCGACGGCTTACTCGCTTGCTCTCGACACGCTCGAGACGGATTACGCGGCGTGCTGGTCGGCGCTGCCGAAACGGTTCGACGGAACGCCCGGAGGCGCCTCATGA
- the hppD gene encoding 4-hydroxyphenylpyruvate dioxygenase, translated as MTTLVSDPAAHGALDNPMGTDGFEFVEFAHPEPARLAALFVTMGFAAVARHRSKDVTLYRQGDINYVLNAEPESFAAEFARAHGPSVCALGFRVKDAGVAFRRAADFGATLVPSRTGPMELNIPAIEGVGGALIYLVDLYGEEGSIWDIDFRWIGARDPKPEGVGLTTIDHLTHNVRRGRMDALADWYARLFNFRQIRYFDIEGRFTGLYSRAMTSPCGKIRIPINESADETSQIEEFLDAYNGEGVQHIACACDDIYDTVQRLRDRGLDFMPSPPDSYYEAIEKRLPNNGEPVDRLKEFGILVDGVSEGAGKPQLLLQIFSKTVIGPIFFEFIQRKGDEGFGEGNFRALFESIEEDQLRRGVLKPAG; from the coding sequence ATGACGACGCTCGTTTCCGACCCCGCCGCCCACGGCGCCCTCGACAATCCGATGGGAACGGACGGCTTCGAATTTGTGGAATTTGCCCATCCGGAGCCCGCGCGGCTGGCGGCTTTGTTCGTGACCATGGGCTTCGCCGCGGTCGCGCGTCACCGCTCCAAGGATGTGACGCTCTATCGGCAGGGCGACATCAATTACGTTCTCAACGCGGAGCCGGAGAGTTTTGCGGCGGAATTTGCGCGGGCGCATGGCCCGTCGGTGTGCGCGCTCGGCTTCCGGGTCAAGGACGCAGGCGTCGCCTTCCGACGCGCCGCGGACTTCGGCGCGACGCTGGTTCCCTCGCGAACGGGTCCGATGGAGCTCAACATCCCCGCGATCGAAGGCGTCGGCGGCGCCTTGATCTATCTCGTCGACCTCTATGGCGAGGAAGGCTCGATCTGGGACATCGACTTCAGATGGATCGGCGCGCGCGACCCGAAACCCGAGGGCGTGGGTCTGACGACGATCGACCACCTCACCCACAATGTCCGGCGCGGGCGAATGGACGCCCTGGCGGACTGGTATGCGCGCCTCTTCAATTTCCGCCAGATCCGTTACTTCGACATCGAGGGACGCTTCACGGGCCTCTATTCGCGCGCGATGACGAGCCCTTGCGGAAAGATACGCATTCCAATCAACGAGAGCGCCGACGAGACGAGCCAGATCGAAGAGTTTCTCGACGCGTACAATGGGGAGGGCGTTCAGCACATCGCCTGCGCCTGCGACGATATTTACGACACTGTGCAAAGGCTGCGCGACAGAGGGCTCGACTTCATGCCCTCCCCGCCCGATAGCTATTATGAAGCCATCGAGAAGCGCCTTCCCAATAATGGCGAGCCGGTCGATCGACTGAAGGAATTCGGCATCCTCGTCGACGGCGTGAGCGAGGGCGCCGGAAAGCCGCAGCTACTGCTGCAAATCTTTTCAAAGACCGTGATCGGCCCGATCTTCTTCGAATTCATCCAGCGCAAGGGCGACGAGGGCTTCGGGGAGGGCAACTTCCGCGCTCTTTTCGAGTCGATCGAAGAGGATCAGCTGAGGCGCGGCGTCCTGAAGCCGGCAGGTTGA
- the maiA gene encoding maleylacetoacetate isomerase, translating to MLFYDYDRSSAAYRVRIALAIKGISVERRFVHLLRAEQRLPAYLEKNPQGLVPALELDDGTVLTQSLAIIEYLETLQPNPRLVPADPVLAARVRAAALAIACDTHPLGNLRVVTYLQERLAQSEADVLEWRRHWVRLGLDAVEALIRPSPFCFTAAPTIADICLAPQLFYAERFGVTLETYPKIGAVAAACAEHPAFRAAHPDAAEAAPGP from the coding sequence ATGCTCTTTTATGATTACGACAGGTCGTCCGCGGCCTACCGCGTGAGGATCGCGTTAGCGATCAAGGGGATTTCCGTCGAGCGGCGCTTCGTCCATCTTCTTCGCGCAGAGCAGAGGCTTCCGGCCTATCTGGAGAAAAATCCTCAAGGCCTCGTGCCCGCGCTCGAGCTCGACGATGGAACGGTGCTGACCCAGTCGCTCGCGATCATCGAATATCTGGAGACGCTCCAGCCGAACCCGAGGCTCGTTCCGGCCGATCCTGTTCTTGCCGCGCGCGTACGGGCGGCGGCGCTCGCCATCGCCTGCGATACGCATCCGCTCGGGAATCTGCGGGTGGTCACATATCTGCAGGAAAGGCTCGCGCAGAGCGAGGCGGACGTGCTGGAGTGGCGCCGCCACTGGGTGCGACTTGGTCTCGATGCAGTCGAGGCTCTGATCCGGCCGTCGCCCTTTTGCTTCACCGCAGCGCCCACGATCGCCGACATCTGTCTCGCGCCGCAGCTTTTCTATGCGGAACGCTTTGGGGTTACGCTCGAAACCTATCCGAAGATCGGCGCGGTCGCCGCCGCCTGCGCCGAACACCCGGCCTTTCGGGCGGCGCATCCCGACGCAGCGGAGGCGGCGCCGGGACCTTGA
- a CDS encoding isovaleryl-CoA dehydrogenase, producing the protein MRHFTPVMDFDLGETATLLRQQVENFAAKEIAPRAVQIDADNSFPGDLWPKMGALGLLGVTVAEEYGGAGLGYLEHVIVMEELSRASASVGLSYGAHSNLCVNQIHRNGTPEQKRRYLPKLVSGEHVGALAMSEPGAGSDVTSMQLTAERRGTDYILNGAKMWITNGPDADIAIVYAKTDLQAGAHGITAFIVEREFPGFRSGSKLDKLGMRGSNTSELIFEDCVVPTENVLGLPERGVNVLMSGLDYERAVLAGGPIGIMRACMDVVLPYVHDRRQFGRPIGEFELMQGKLADMYTALSATRAYVYAVARACDQGRSTRKDAAAAILFAAERATWMALEAIQCLGGNGYTNDYPAGRLLRDAKLYEIGAGTSEIRRMLIGRELFMETR; encoded by the coding sequence ATGCGCCATTTTACCCCTGTCATGGATTTCGATCTCGGCGAGACCGCGACTCTGCTGCGCCAGCAGGTCGAAAACTTCGCGGCGAAGGAAATTGCGCCGCGCGCCGTGCAGATCGACGCTGATAATTCTTTCCCGGGCGACCTCTGGCCCAAGATGGGCGCACTTGGATTGCTGGGCGTCACGGTCGCGGAGGAATACGGCGGGGCGGGGCTCGGATATCTCGAACATGTCATCGTCATGGAGGAGCTGAGCCGCGCCTCGGCCTCCGTCGGCCTCTCGTACGGCGCCCATTCCAACCTCTGCGTCAATCAGATCCATCGCAATGGAACGCCGGAACAGAAACGACGGTATCTTCCCAAGCTCGTTTCGGGAGAGCATGTCGGCGCGCTGGCGATGTCGGAGCCCGGCGCGGGCTCGGATGTAACCAGCATGCAGCTGACCGCTGAAAGGCGGGGAACGGATTACATCCTAAACGGCGCCAAGATGTGGATCACCAACGGCCCCGACGCGGACATTGCAATCGTTTATGCAAAGACCGACCTGCAGGCAGGAGCGCACGGGATCACCGCTTTCATCGTAGAGCGGGAGTTTCCAGGGTTCCGTTCGGGGTCAAAGCTCGACAAGCTCGGCATGCGCGGCTCGAATACGAGCGAGCTGATCTTCGAAGACTGCGTCGTTCCGACCGAGAACGTCCTGGGGCTGCCCGAGCGCGGCGTCAATGTGCTGATGAGTGGCCTCGACTATGAGCGCGCCGTTCTCGCGGGAGGGCCGATCGGCATCATGCGCGCCTGCATGGATGTGGTTCTGCCCTATGTTCACGACCGCAGACAATTCGGGCGTCCGATCGGCGAATTCGAACTCATGCAGGGCAAGCTCGCGGACATGTACACGGCGCTGAGCGCGACGCGGGCTTATGTCTACGCCGTCGCAAGAGCCTGTGACCAGGGGCGAAGCACGCGCAAAGACGCGGCCGCGGCGATTCTCTTTGCCGCAGAGCGCGCGACATGGATGGCGTTGGAAGCGATCCAATGCCTCGGTGGCAATGGTTATACGAACGACTATCCGGCCGGACGCCTGCTGCGCGACGCAAAGCTTTATGAAATTGGCGCAGGCACGAGCGAGATCAGGCGGATGCTCATCGGCCGCGAGCTTTTCATGGAGACACGCTAG
- a CDS encoding carboxyl transferase domain-containing protein produces MAFLETSVDPRSMAFAQNRETMTALVDKLRETSARLREGGGEEARARHLSRGKMLVRDRIEALVDPLSPFLEIGHFAAYDMYDGNLASAGVVAGIGRIEGRECMIVANDATVKGGAYFPMTVKKHLRAQEIAAQNRLPCLYLVDSGGANLPTQDEVFPDRDHFGRIFYNQARMSAQGIAQIAIVMGSCTAGGAYVPAMCDQTIIVRNQGTIFLAGPPLVEAATGERVSAEQLGGAQVHSTTSGVADHLAENDAHALSLAREAVSRLVAPRAHGGATREPAAPCHDESELYGLIPADLRRQYDVHEVIARLVDRSEFHEFKALYGQTLVTGFARIWGHEVGVIANNGVLFPESALKAAHFIELCVQRETPLVFLQNTTGFMVGQKYESQGVAKEGAKMVTAVATAAVPKFTVVIGGSFGAGNYAMCGRAYSPRFLWMWPNARISVMGGEQAANVLTRVRKSALAGRGQPWPPEEEEAFAAGIRAQYERQGNALYSSARLWDDGVIDPLDTRRVLALAISASLNAPVEQTRFGLFRM; encoded by the coding sequence ATGGCCTTTTTGGAAACATCGGTCGATCCGCGCTCTATGGCCTTCGCGCAGAACCGAGAAACCATGACTGCGCTCGTCGACAAATTGCGCGAGACGTCGGCCAGGCTCCGCGAGGGCGGCGGCGAGGAGGCGCGGGCGCGCCATCTGTCGCGAGGCAAGATGCTTGTCCGCGACCGGATCGAGGCGCTGGTTGATCCACTTTCTCCTTTTCTGGAGATTGGGCATTTCGCCGCCTATGACATGTATGACGGCAATCTCGCATCGGCCGGGGTCGTCGCCGGAATCGGGCGCATAGAGGGTCGAGAGTGCATGATCGTCGCCAATGACGCGACGGTGAAGGGCGGCGCCTACTTTCCCATGACCGTCAAGAAGCACCTGCGTGCGCAGGAAATAGCGGCGCAAAACCGCTTGCCCTGCCTCTATCTCGTCGATTCCGGCGGCGCCAATCTTCCGACCCAGGACGAAGTTTTCCCAGATCGCGACCATTTCGGGCGCATCTTCTACAATCAGGCGAGGATGTCGGCGCAGGGGATCGCTCAGATCGCGATTGTCATGGGGTCCTGCACGGCGGGCGGCGCCTATGTGCCGGCGATGTGTGACCAGACGATCATCGTTCGCAATCAGGGAACGATCTTTCTTGCCGGGCCGCCGCTCGTCGAGGCCGCGACGGGCGAGCGGGTTTCAGCCGAGCAACTCGGCGGCGCGCAGGTTCATTCCACGACTTCCGGCGTCGCCGATCACCTGGCGGAAAATGACGCGCATGCGCTGTCGCTTGCACGGGAGGCCGTCAGCCGTCTGGTTGCGCCCCGCGCGCACGGCGGCGCGACGAGAGAGCCGGCGGCGCCCTGCCATGACGAGAGTGAACTCTACGGGCTCATCCCGGCGGATCTTCGCAGACAATACGACGTCCATGAGGTCATCGCCCGCCTCGTCGACCGAAGCGAATTTCACGAATTCAAGGCGCTCTATGGCCAGACGCTTGTCACGGGCTTCGCGCGCATCTGGGGCCACGAGGTCGGCGTCATCGCCAACAATGGCGTCCTTTTTCCTGAAAGCGCGCTCAAGGCGGCGCATTTCATCGAGCTTTGTGTGCAACGTGAGACGCCGCTCGTCTTCCTGCAGAACACGACCGGCTTCATGGTTGGCCAGAAATACGAGTCCCAGGGGGTCGCCAAGGAAGGCGCCAAGATGGTGACGGCGGTCGCCACGGCCGCGGTTCCGAAATTTACAGTGGTGATCGGGGGGAGTTTCGGCGCTGGCAATTACGCCATGTGCGGGCGGGCCTATTCGCCGCGCTTCCTGTGGATGTGGCCAAACGCACGGATCAGCGTCATGGGCGGCGAGCAGGCGGCGAACGTGCTGACGCGGGTGCGCAAGAGCGCGCTCGCCGGCCGGGGGCAGCCCTGGCCCCCCGAAGAAGAGGAGGCTTTCGCCGCCGGCATTCGCGCACAGTATGAGCGACAGGGTAACGCGCTCTACTCGAGCGCGCGTCTCTGGGACGACGGCGTCATCGACCCGCTCGATACGCGTCGCGTGTTGGCGCTCGCGATTTCAGCAAGTCTCAATGCGCCTGTCGAACAGACGCGTTTCGGTCTCTTTCGCATGTGA